Proteins from one Streptomyces sp. NBC_00390 genomic window:
- a CDS encoding C40 family peptidase — MSALASHRKPRSRTAKPSTAVGFTTAALAGVTLLSSQSAGAAPAEPKPSIEEVQKKVDDLYRQAGTETQRYNKAKEATEGKRREVGKLLDEAAQRTEKLNESRRALGNYAAAQYRTGAVTPTAALLFADSPQAYFDQSQLMDRMTDQQRETISEYETERAAAAEQRSEATKSLESLTESQQALRESKRTVQTKLAEARELLSKLTAQEKARLAEIERQKEEEARRKAEAKAKAEAEARAQAEAERRQQEQQNDTSPGTGTGTGTGTGTGTSPDSGYAAKADKVLAFARAQIGKPYVWGATGPSSYDCSGLTQAAWKAAGVELPRTTWDQVKVGQRVATGDLVPGDLVFFYDDISHVGIYIGGGKMIHAPKPGANVREESIYYMPIYGSVRPA; from the coding sequence ATGTCGGCCTTGGCGTCGCATCGCAAGCCCCGCAGCCGTACGGCGAAACCCTCGACCGCCGTCGGGTTCACCACGGCCGCCCTCGCCGGTGTCACCCTGCTGTCCTCGCAGAGCGCAGGCGCCGCGCCCGCCGAGCCGAAGCCCTCCATCGAGGAGGTGCAGAAGAAGGTCGACGACCTGTACCGGCAGGCCGGCACCGAGACGCAGAGGTACAACAAGGCCAAGGAGGCCACGGAGGGGAAGCGCCGCGAAGTCGGCAAGCTGCTCGACGAGGCGGCCCAGCGCACCGAGAAGCTGAACGAGTCCCGCCGGGCGCTGGGCAACTACGCCGCGGCGCAGTACCGCACGGGCGCGGTCACCCCGACCGCCGCCCTGCTGTTCGCCGACAGCCCCCAGGCGTACTTCGACCAGAGTCAGCTGATGGACCGGATGACGGACCAGCAGCGCGAGACGATCAGCGAGTACGAGACCGAGCGGGCCGCCGCCGCCGAGCAGCGGTCCGAGGCGACGAAGAGCCTCGAGTCCCTCACCGAGTCGCAGCAGGCGCTGCGCGAGAGCAAGCGGACCGTGCAGACCAAGCTCGCCGAGGCGCGCGAACTGCTGTCGAAGCTGACGGCGCAGGAGAAGGCCCGGCTCGCGGAGATCGAGCGCCAGAAGGAGGAGGAGGCGCGCCGCAAGGCTGAGGCGAAGGCCAAGGCGGAGGCGGAGGCCCGAGCCCAGGCGGAGGCCGAGCGCCGGCAGCAGGAACAGCAGAACGACACGAGCCCGGGGACGGGTACGGGCACCGGCACCGGCACCGGCACCGGCACGTCGCCCGACAGCGGCTATGCCGCCAAGGCCGACAAGGTGCTCGCCTTCGCCCGCGCCCAGATCGGCAAGCCGTACGTCTGGGGCGCGACCGGCCCCAGCTCCTACGACTGCTCGGGCCTGACCCAGGCGGCATGGAAGGCCGCCGGCGTCGAGCTGCCGCGTACCACCTGGGACCAGGTGAAGGTCGGCCAGCGGGTCGCGACGGGCGACCTGGTCCCCGGAGACCTGGTCTTCTTCTACGACGACATCAGCCACGTCGGCATCTACATCGGCGGCGGCAAGATGATCCACGCCCCCAAGCCGGGCGCAAACGTCCGCGAGGAGTCCATCTACTACATGCCGATCTACGGCAGCGTCCGCCCGGCCTGA
- a CDS encoding C40 family peptidase produces the protein MAAHRKPRQHPFGGQAARTAATLALAGAATTTAFEGTGHAEPRLTPAQIKARIDRLYQEAEAATEKYNGAREETASARRSLGRLRDEAARRTERLNASRNAVGSFATAQYRSGSLDPGLQLALTSDPDDYLERAALAERTGARQATAVAGVQRELMELARLRAQAGERMDQLEARRRELAEHKSTVRAKLAAAERLLADLTEEQRAAYESGGPVAGPGSTATRADRSAAPRAGLQAPNSRAAQAIAFAYGALGKPYVWGATGPNAFDCSGLVQAAWRSAGVSLPRTTYTQINAGRRVARSQLAPGDLVFFYSGISHVGLYIGGGQMIHAPRPGAPVRVAPIDEMPFAGATRVS, from the coding sequence GTGGCAGCGCACCGGAAACCCAGGCAGCATCCGTTCGGCGGCCAGGCCGCTCGTACGGCCGCCACTCTCGCGCTCGCCGGCGCCGCGACGACCACCGCCTTCGAAGGGACCGGGCACGCCGAACCCCGGCTCACCCCCGCACAGATCAAGGCCCGGATCGACAGGCTCTACCAGGAGGCCGAGGCGGCCACCGAGAAGTACAACGGGGCCCGGGAGGAGACCGCGAGCGCCCGCAGGTCGCTCGGCAGGCTGCGCGACGAGGCCGCCCGCAGGACCGAGCGGCTCAACGCCTCCCGCAACGCCGTCGGTTCCTTCGCGACCGCCCAGTACCGCTCGGGCAGCCTCGATCCCGGGCTGCAGCTCGCGCTCACCTCGGACCCCGACGACTACCTGGAACGGGCGGCCCTGGCCGAGCGGACAGGGGCTCGACAGGCGACCGCTGTCGCCGGCGTCCAGCGCGAGCTGATGGAGCTCGCCCGGCTCAGGGCGCAGGCGGGCGAGCGGATGGACCAGCTCGAGGCCCGCCGGCGCGAGCTGGCCGAGCACAAGTCGACCGTCCGGGCCAAGCTCGCGGCCGCCGAGCGGCTGCTGGCCGACCTCACCGAGGAGCAGCGCGCCGCCTACGAGTCCGGCGGACCGGTTGCGGGGCCCGGCAGCACTGCCACCCGTGCGGACCGCTCGGCGGCGCCCCGGGCAGGCCTCCAGGCCCCCAACAGCCGTGCCGCACAGGCCATCGCGTTCGCCTACGGAGCCCTCGGCAAGCCCTACGTCTGGGGCGCGACCGGCCCGAACGCCTTCGACTGCTCCGGACTCGTCCAGGCCGCGTGGCGCTCGGCCGGGGTGTCATTGCCCCGCACCACGTACACCCAGATCAACGCCGGCCGGCGCGTCGCGCGTTCTCAACTTGCCCCGGGTGACCTGGTGTTCTTCTACTCGGGGATTTCACATGTCGGCCTGTACATCGGCGGCGGCCAGATGATCCACGCCCCGCGCCCCGGGGCACCGGTCCGTGTCGCGCCGATCGACGAAATGCCCTTCGCGGGCGCCACACGGGTCTCCTGA
- a CDS encoding response regulator transcription factor has translation MTEAAEAGAGEGVARRVRVVLVDDHRMFRTGVQAEIGRTETTGVEVVGEAADVDQAVTVITATRPEVVLLDVHLPGGGGVEVLRRCASLMAAAESPVRFLALSVSDAAEDVIGVIRGGARGYVTKTITGTDLVDSIFRVQEGDAVFSPRLAGFVLDAFASTDAPPVDEDLDRLTQREREVLRLIARGYAYKEIAKQLFISVKTVESHVSAVLRKLQLSNRHELTRWATARRLV, from the coding sequence ATGACCGAGGCTGCTGAAGCCGGGGCCGGCGAGGGCGTCGCACGTCGAGTGCGGGTCGTGCTCGTCGATGATCACCGGATGTTCCGCACGGGGGTGCAGGCCGAGATCGGCAGGACCGAGACCACCGGCGTCGAGGTTGTCGGCGAGGCCGCCGACGTGGACCAGGCGGTCACTGTGATCACCGCGACCCGTCCCGAGGTCGTCCTGCTGGACGTGCATCTGCCGGGCGGTGGCGGGGTGGAGGTGCTGCGCCGCTGCGCCTCGCTGATGGCGGCGGCGGAGAGCCCGGTGCGTTTCCTCGCGCTGTCCGTGTCGGACGCCGCCGAGGATGTCATCGGGGTGATCCGGGGCGGGGCCCGGGGCTATGTCACCAAGACCATCACCGGCACGGACCTCGTCGACTCGATCTTCCGGGTGCAGGAGGGGGACGCGGTCTTCTCGCCGCGGCTCGCGGGCTTCGTGCTCGACGCGTTCGCCTCCACGGACGCGCCGCCGGTGGACGAGGACCTGGACCGGCTGACCCAGCGAGAGCGCGAGGTGCTGCGGCTGATCGCGCGGGGCTATGCGTACAAGGAGATCGCGAAGCAGCTGTTCATCTCGGTCAAGACGGTCGAGTCGCATGTCTCCGCGGTGCTGCGCAAACTCCAGCTGTCGAACAGGCATGAGCTGACGCGATGGGCGACTGCCCGACGGCTGGTGTGA
- a CDS encoding PspC domain-containing protein, whose translation MPVATPRPAGPSRASAPEEQPLRKLYRSADGRMLGGVARGLAGHLGLPVVWVRLIFLGLFMADGLGALLYAVFWIVVPLGVGGRAAESRSVFETMPDGRRRLRKPDKGQMFALVLLLIGAVIFAGNVDTGGSANRYLGPTLLIGAGVVLVWRQADNARRARWTAVGRRRRLLQLVRALAGVALVGMGLTVFMVVRGSAAQLGNVLTASIAVIAGVALLAGPWLVRMTQDLSEERTMRIRAQERAEVAAHVHDSVLHTLTLIQRNADDPGEVRRLARAQERELRNWLYNPEGTGKDEDEEPGTLADAVKKAAAEVEDKHGVPLEVVVVGDCPLDDKLGAQMQAAREAMVNAAKYGGEGGAVQVYAEVEGRTVFVSVRDRGPGFDLDAVPEDRMGVRESIIGRMQRNGGTARLRSVPGGGTEVELEMERADQ comes from the coding sequence ATGCCAGTCGCCACGCCCCGACCCGCCGGCCCTTCCCGCGCCTCCGCGCCGGAGGAGCAGCCGCTGCGCAAGCTGTACCGCAGCGCGGACGGCCGGATGCTCGGCGGCGTCGCCCGCGGTCTGGCAGGGCATCTGGGCCTGCCTGTCGTCTGGGTGCGCCTGATATTCCTCGGCCTGTTCATGGCCGACGGCCTCGGCGCCCTGCTGTACGCGGTGTTCTGGATCGTCGTGCCGCTCGGGGTGGGCGGCCGCGCCGCCGAATCGCGCTCGGTCTTCGAGACCATGCCCGACGGCCGCCGCAGACTCCGCAAGCCCGACAAGGGACAGATGTTCGCCCTGGTCCTGCTGCTGATCGGCGCGGTGATCTTCGCGGGCAACGTCGACACCGGCGGCAGCGCCAACCGCTATCTGGGGCCGACACTGCTCATCGGTGCCGGTGTGGTGCTGGTGTGGCGGCAGGCGGACAACGCACGCCGCGCGCGCTGGACGGCGGTCGGCCGCCGGCGGCGGCTGCTTCAGCTGGTCAGGGCGCTCGCCGGTGTCGCTCTGGTCGGCATGGGCCTCACGGTCTTCATGGTGGTGCGCGGCTCCGCGGCCCAGCTGGGCAACGTACTGACCGCGTCGATCGCCGTGATCGCCGGTGTCGCCCTGCTCGCCGGACCCTGGCTGGTGCGGATGACCCAGGACCTCTCCGAGGAGCGGACCATGCGCATCCGGGCCCAGGAGCGTGCCGAGGTCGCGGCCCATGTCCATGACTCCGTCCTGCACACCCTCACCCTGATCCAGCGGAACGCGGACGACCCGGGCGAGGTGCGCCGCCTCGCCCGCGCCCAGGAGCGCGAGCTGCGCAACTGGCTGTACAACCCCGAGGGCACCGGCAAGGACGAGGACGAGGAGCCCGGCACCCTCGCCGACGCGGTCAAGAAGGCCGCCGCCGAGGTCGAGGACAAGCACGGCGTGCCACTGGAGGTCGTGGTCGTCGGTGACTGCCCGCTCGACGACAAACTGGGGGCACAGATGCAGGCCGCACGCGAGGCGATGGTGAATGCCGCCAAGTACGGTGGCGAGGGAGGCGCGGTACAGGTCTACGCGGAGGTCGAGGGCCGTACGGTGTTCGTGTCCGTCCGGGACAGGGGGCCGGGATTTGACCTGGATGCGGTGCCCGAGGACCGTATGGGCGTCAGAGAATCGATCATCGGCCGGATGCAGCGCAACGGCGGGACGGCGCGGCTGCGTTCCGTGCCGGGCGGGGGCACGGAAGTGGAGCTCGAGATGGAGAGGGCGGACCAATGA
- a CDS encoding PspC domain-containing protein, translated as MTSPTTPPGEPHAGGQPPPPATGPGAAVPTEVLQLRRSPRHKVVAGVCGGLGRYCDIDPVIFRIVIGVLSVTGGVGLIFYGFAWLLIPFEDEEENEFRRLLSGRVDGASLTAVLLALIGCGGFLTMVSNEGMLAFAALLSLAVLGAAVWSKRRRLATPDGALLDPATAHAVAEAPPETKAPPAPDSPSWWRDPIVKDGTTGLIPTGYLWGPEGAVEEAALARSHRDEAAAHAISQPRGPRGIGGTVFLLALLAGGLGTGLSWDGQPLGTSLQIGLVCALAVFGLGLLVSSLLGRTGFGTVLLALMTAGLLAGAAAIPKDISTQWGERNWRPASATAVQPRYELGTGQGTLDLSSLTVPEGETVATQAQVGLGQLRVVVPKDAAVTVRAEVGLGDIRLPSDAADDIDVSPGQDRHTTLPAPRGAKPAGTLELELEVGIGQVEVTRAAS; from the coding sequence ATGACTTCGCCGACCACCCCGCCCGGGGAACCGCACGCCGGCGGGCAGCCACCGCCGCCGGCCACCGGGCCGGGCGCCGCCGTGCCGACCGAGGTGCTTCAGCTGCGCCGCTCGCCCCGTCACAAGGTGGTGGCCGGTGTCTGCGGCGGGCTCGGGCGGTACTGCGACATAGACCCGGTGATATTCCGGATCGTCATCGGGGTGCTGTCGGTGACCGGTGGCGTCGGCCTGATCTTCTACGGTTTCGCCTGGCTGCTGATCCCGTTCGAGGACGAGGAGGAGAACGAGTTCCGGCGGCTGCTGTCCGGCCGGGTCGACGGCGCGTCCCTCACCGCCGTACTGCTCGCCCTGATCGGCTGTGGCGGCTTCCTGACCATGGTGAGCAACGAGGGGATGCTCGCCTTCGCCGCGCTGCTGTCGCTCGCGGTCCTGGGCGCTGCCGTCTGGTCCAAGCGCCGTCGGCTCGCCACGCCTGACGGAGCACTGCTGGACCCGGCGACGGCACACGCGGTCGCCGAGGCCCCGCCCGAGACGAAGGCACCGCCCGCGCCCGACAGCCCGTCGTGGTGGCGGGACCCGATCGTCAAGGACGGCACGACCGGGCTGATACCGACCGGGTATCTGTGGGGGCCCGAGGGCGCCGTGGAGGAGGCCGCGCTGGCGCGTTCGCACCGTGACGAGGCGGCCGCCCACGCCATCTCGCAGCCGCGCGGACCGCGCGGCATCGGCGGCACGGTCTTTCTGCTGGCGCTGCTCGCGGGCGGGCTCGGCACCGGGCTGAGCTGGGACGGGCAGCCGCTGGGCACCAGCCTGCAGATCGGGCTGGTGTGCGCACTCGCCGTGTTCGGGCTCGGGCTGCTGGTCAGTTCGCTGCTGGGGCGTACGGGCTTCGGCACCGTCCTGCTGGCGCTGATGACGGCGGGGCTGCTGGCGGGCGCCGCGGCCATTCCCAAGGACATCAGCACGCAGTGGGGGGAACGGAACTGGAGGCCGGCGTCTGCGACCGCCGTCCAGCCGCGCTACGAACTGGGCACCGGACAGGGGACGCTCGACCTGTCCTCCCTCACTGTGCCCGAGGGCGAGACGGTTGCGACACAGGCACAGGTCGGGCTCGGGCAGCTCAGGGTCGTGGTGCCGAAGGACGCCGCGGTGACGGTGCGCGCCGAGGTGGGGCTCGGCGACATCCGTCTGCCGTCCGACGCGGCGGACGACATCGACGTCTCCCCCGGCCAGGACCGGCACACCACGCTGCCCGCACCCCGAGGCGCGAAGCCGGCGGGCACGCTGGAGCTGGAGCTGGAAGTGGGCATCGGACAGGTGGAGGTGACCCGTGCCGCGTCATGA
- a CDS encoding DoxX family protein, with product MTYTYGTTATYGTIDVERGGIRATASRYALLPLRLFLGVTFIYAGIDKLTDSQFLAATGTGSIGELMRGVRDTSAVPALVDMALRNPEGFGYAIALGELAVGIGTLVGLLARLAALGGALISLSLWLTVSWQTEPYYYGNDLAYLMAWLPLVLAGASVFSLDALIAARRRRTP from the coding sequence ATGACATACACGTACGGGACGACAGCGACCTACGGAACGATCGACGTCGAGCGGGGCGGCATCAGAGCGACGGCGAGCCGGTACGCCCTGCTGCCGCTGCGTCTCTTCCTCGGCGTGACCTTCATCTACGCGGGCATCGACAAGCTCACCGACAGCCAGTTCCTGGCGGCGACGGGCACCGGATCGATCGGCGAGCTGATGCGCGGTGTGCGTGACACCTCTGCCGTGCCCGCCCTGGTCGACATGGCGCTCAGGAACCCCGAAGGCTTCGGTTACGCCATCGCCCTCGGTGAACTGGCCGTCGGCATCGGCACACTGGTCGGGCTGCTGGCCCGCCTTGCGGCGCTCGGCGGGGCGCTGATCTCGCTGAGCCTGTGGCTGACGGTGAGCTGGCAGACCGAGCCTTACTACTACGGGAACGACCTGGCCTATCTGATGGCGTGGCTGCCGCTGGTGCTGGCGGGCGCCTCCGTGTTCTCCCTCGACGCCCTCATCGCGGCCCGGCGGCGCCGGACGCCGTAG
- a CDS encoding cupin domain-containing protein — protein MTAPTSPLVALLGLEPHVEGGWYKQTWQTAGTTTPPGYPGPRAYATGIYFLLHPGERSRWHRVRSDELWLWHRGGPLQLHLGGTGDKPSDATTVTLGPSVESGEQPQLLVPAGTWQAADPAGDEPTLVTCIVAPGFHFDDFTLEP, from the coding sequence ATGACCGCACCGACATCCCCACTTGTCGCCCTCCTCGGCCTCGAACCGCACGTCGAGGGCGGCTGGTACAAGCAGACCTGGCAGACGGCGGGCACGACCACCCCGCCCGGCTACCCCGGCCCGCGTGCGTACGCCACCGGGATCTACTTCCTGCTGCACCCCGGCGAGAGGTCGCGCTGGCACCGGGTCCGCTCCGACGAACTGTGGCTCTGGCACCGCGGCGGGCCGCTCCAGCTGCATCTGGGCGGCACGGGCGACAAGCCGTCGGACGCCACGACCGTGACTCTCGGCCCGTCCGTCGAGTCGGGCGAGCAGCCCCAACTGCTGGTCCCGGCCGGCACCTGGCAGGCCGCGGACCCTGCGGGCGACGAGCCGACCCTGGTGACCTGCATCGTCGCGCCGGGCTTCCACTTCGACGACTTCACGCTGGAGCCGTAG
- a CDS encoding Uma2 family endonuclease encodes MSAEISHHWPVPPREGYTVDDLLTLPDLPPHTELIDGSLVFVSPQRDFHSIAIDLLVHGLRSTVPPELKVRREMTVVLDQRNGPEPDVSVVRAAAARSREQTYFQVRDVLLAVEVVSPDSEARDTDTKPHKYAGAGIPHFWRVDMAGEDQRPVVHAFELDKESRVYVPIGTFRDRVKLSVPFTVDIDLTAIDHL; translated from the coding sequence ATGAGCGCAGAGATCTCGCACCACTGGCCGGTGCCGCCACGCGAGGGCTACACCGTGGACGACCTTCTCACCCTGCCCGACCTCCCGCCGCACACCGAGCTGATCGACGGGAGCCTGGTCTTCGTGAGTCCGCAGCGGGATTTCCACAGCATCGCGATCGACCTGTTGGTGCATGGGCTGCGCAGTACGGTGCCGCCCGAGCTGAAGGTCCGGCGCGAGATGACCGTCGTACTCGACCAGCGCAACGGCCCCGAGCCGGATGTGTCGGTGGTCCGTGCCGCCGCCGCGCGGAGCCGCGAGCAGACCTACTTCCAGGTCAGGGACGTGCTGCTGGCGGTCGAGGTGGTCTCCCCGGACTCCGAGGCCCGCGACACCGACACCAAACCGCACAAGTACGCCGGTGCCGGCATCCCGCACTTCTGGCGGGTCGACATGGCCGGTGAGGACCAGCGGCCCGTGGTCCATGCCTTCGAGCTCGACAAGGAGTCGCGTGTCTATGTGCCCATCGGCACCTTCCGCGACCGCGTCAAGCTCTCCGTCCCCTTCACCGTCGACATCGACCTGACGGCGATCGACCACCTGTAG
- the guaA gene encoding glutamine-hydrolyzing GMP synthase has protein sequence MSSASPAAAPASNPDVVLVVDFGAQYAQLIARRVREARVYSEIVPSTMPVAEMLAKKPAAIILSGGPSSVYAEGAPRLDREIFEAGVPVFGMCYGFQLMATTLGGKVDNTGAREYGRTPLHVTKPGSTLFEGTPAEQSVWMSHGDACSAAPEGFTVTASTNVVPVAAFENDEKKLYGVQHHPEVMHSTYGQQVLEHFLYRGAGIEPNWTTGNVIEEQIAAIREQVGTKRAICGLSGGVDSAVAAALVQKAIGSQLTCVYVDHGLMRKGETEQVEKDFVAATGVQLKVVEAEERFLAALAGVADPEEKRKIIGREFIRVFEQAQAEIVAEAEHGEDVAFLVQGTLYPDVVESGGGTGTANIKSHHNVGGLPEDLEFELVEPLRKLFKDEVRMVGQELGLPDEIVQRQPFPGPGLGIRIVGEVTKERLDLLREADAIAREELTAAGLDRDIWQCPVVLLADVRSVGVQGDGRTYGHPIVLRPVSSEDAMTADWTRMPYEVLGKISTRITNEVADVNRVVMDVTSKPPGTIEWE, from the coding sequence GTGTCCTCAGCGTCCCCCGCTGCCGCGCCCGCATCCAACCCGGACGTAGTCCTCGTTGTCGACTTCGGCGCGCAGTATGCCCAGCTCATCGCCCGCCGCGTCCGTGAGGCCCGGGTCTACAGCGAGATCGTCCCGTCCACCATGCCGGTGGCCGAGATGCTGGCCAAGAAGCCCGCGGCGATCATCCTGTCCGGCGGCCCCTCCTCCGTGTACGCGGAGGGCGCCCCGCGCCTGGACCGTGAGATCTTCGAGGCCGGCGTCCCCGTCTTCGGCATGTGCTACGGCTTCCAGCTGATGGCGACGACCCTCGGCGGCAAGGTCGACAACACCGGTGCGCGCGAGTACGGCCGTACACCGCTGCACGTCACCAAGCCCGGTTCGACCCTCTTCGAGGGCACCCCGGCCGAGCAGTCGGTGTGGATGTCGCACGGCGACGCCTGTTCCGCTGCCCCCGAAGGCTTCACCGTCACCGCGTCCACGAACGTCGTGCCGGTCGCCGCGTTCGAGAACGACGAGAAGAAGCTCTACGGCGTGCAGCACCACCCCGAGGTGATGCACTCCACCTACGGCCAGCAGGTGCTGGAGCACTTCCTGTACCGGGGTGCCGGCATCGAGCCGAACTGGACCACCGGCAATGTCATCGAGGAGCAGATCGCGGCCATCCGCGAGCAGGTCGGCACCAAGCGTGCCATCTGCGGTCTGTCCGGCGGCGTGGACTCGGCGGTTGCCGCGGCTCTGGTCCAGAAGGCCATCGGCTCCCAGCTGACCTGCGTGTACGTCGACCACGGTCTGATGCGCAAGGGCGAGACCGAGCAGGTCGAGAAGGACTTCGTGGCGGCCACGGGTGTGCAGCTCAAGGTGGTCGAGGCCGAGGAGCGCTTCCTCGCGGCACTCGCCGGGGTCGCCGACCCCGAGGAGAAGCGGAAGATCATCGGCCGGGAGTTCATCCGCGTCTTCGAGCAGGCGCAGGCCGAGATCGTGGCCGAGGCCGAGCACGGCGAGGACGTCGCGTTCCTGGTGCAGGGCACGCTCTACCCGGACGTCGTCGAGTCCGGCGGCGGTACCGGCACCGCCAACATCAAGTCGCACCACAACGTGGGCGGACTGCCCGAAGACCTCGAGTTCGAGCTCGTCGAGCCGCTGCGCAAGCTGTTCAAGGACGAGGTCCGCATGGTCGGCCAGGAGCTCGGCCTGCCGGACGAGATCGTCCAGCGTCAGCCGTTCCCCGGCCCGGGCCTGGGCATCCGGATCGTCGGCGAGGTCACCAAGGAGCGCCTGGACCTGCTGCGCGAGGCGGACGCGATCGCCCGTGAGGAGCTCACCGCGGCCGGGCTCGACCGCGACATCTGGCAGTGCCCCGTCGTGCTGCTCGCCGATGTGCGCAGCGTCGGTGTCCAGGGCGACGGCCGCACCTACGGCCACCCGATCGTGCTGCGCCCCGTCTCGTCCGAGGACGCCATGACGGCGGACTGGACGCGTATGCCGTACGAGGTGCTGGGGAAGATCTCGACCCGGATCACCAACGAGGTCGCGGACGTCAACCGCGTGGTGATGGACGTGACGAGCAAGCCGCCGGGCACCATCGAGTGGGAGTGA
- a CDS encoding chorismate mutase — MTVTEQTTTEKTGARTDEAATVITGARERIDALDDRIIGLIQERMAVSAVIQEARLSSGGRRVNLAREMEVLGHYRDALGKPGTSLAMTMLELCRGRI; from the coding sequence ATGACCGTCACCGAGCAGACCACCACCGAGAAGACCGGCGCGCGCACCGACGAGGCCGCGACAGTGATCACCGGCGCCCGCGAACGCATCGACGCACTCGACGACCGGATCATCGGCCTGATCCAGGAGCGGATGGCCGTCTCCGCGGTGATCCAGGAGGCCCGGCTCTCCTCCGGCGGCCGCCGGGTGAACCTGGCGCGTGAGATGGAGGTGCTCGGCCACTACAGGGACGCACTCGGCAAGCCGGGTACGTCGCTGGCAATGACGATGCTGGAGCTCTGCCGGGGCCGCATCTGA
- a CDS encoding LAETG motif-containing sortase-dependent surface protein — protein sequence MAVAAATAVIAPATFLAAPAAYADPSPATSESATATADPAPSDTATTSPAPSDIATASPAPSDTATTTTSPSPSDSATTSPSPSPSTTAPDDEDPDEEFECEEGDVKVSLGGFPNKIVAGSGWKNFTFNVKNSGKTDIESLLVYSTAIYEGSLEGDTADKLVDKYAHFEYKDPESGEWINDFEGAPINNGMFFGEFALDAGKKVTIDLRVKIDKGAPAGDGLAIAAGSYDNATDDDETFECYESGQLYPFTIVKAGSNPGDIDDSKPNGEKPGSDVKPQGDAKEIKVTGNLAETGSDSQLPVIGAIGGITILAGAGVVFAMKRRKGNAAA from the coding sequence ATGGCTGTCGCTGCCGCGACCGCCGTCATCGCTCCCGCCACCTTCCTGGCGGCGCCGGCTGCGTACGCGGACCCGAGCCCGGCCACCTCGGAGTCGGCGACGGCGACCGCCGACCCGGCGCCGTCGGACACCGCCACGACCTCCCCCGCGCCGTCCGACATCGCCACGGCCTCGCCCGCGCCGTCGGACACCGCGACCACGACCACCTCGCCGTCGCCGTCCGACTCCGCGACCACGTCGCCTTCGCCGTCCCCGTCGACCACCGCGCCCGATGACGAGGACCCCGACGAGGAGTTCGAGTGCGAGGAGGGTGATGTCAAGGTTTCCCTCGGTGGCTTCCCGAACAAGATCGTCGCAGGCAGCGGCTGGAAGAACTTCACGTTCAACGTGAAGAACTCCGGCAAGACCGACATCGAGAGCCTGCTCGTCTACAGCACCGCCATCTACGAGGGCAGCCTTGAGGGGGACACGGCGGACAAGCTCGTCGACAAGTACGCGCACTTCGAGTACAAGGACCCCGAGTCGGGCGAGTGGATCAACGACTTCGAGGGCGCGCCGATCAACAACGGCATGTTCTTCGGCGAGTTCGCGCTCGACGCCGGCAAGAAGGTCACGATCGATCTGCGCGTGAAGATCGACAAGGGTGCGCCTGCAGGCGACGGGCTTGCAATCGCCGCCGGCAGCTACGACAACGCTACCGATGACGACGAGACGTTCGAGTGCTACGAGAGCGGCCAGTTGTACCCGTTCACGATCGTCAAGGCCGGCAGCAACCCCGGTGACATCGACGACTCGAAGCCGAACGGCGAGAAGCCGGGCAGCGACGTCAAGCCGCAGGGTGACGCCAAGGAGATCAAGGTCACCGGCAACCTCGCCGAGACCGGTTCGGACTCGCAGCTCCCCGTCATCGGCGCCATCGGCGGTATCACCATCCTCGCCGGTGCCGGTGTCGTCTTCGCCATGAAGCGCCGCAAGGGCAACGCTGCCGCGTAA